CGCCATCAAGGACGTGTTCTCCAACCGGATCGTGGGTTACTCGATCGACTCTCGCATGAAGTCCATGTTGGCCGTGGCTGCCCTGGACCACGCGGTGGCTCTGCGCTCACCGGTCGACACGATCGTCCACTCCGACAGGGGCAGCCAGTTTCGATCGCGAAAGTTCGTTCATGCGCTGTCACACAATGGGTTACACGGATCAATGGGCCGCGTCGGTGCCTGCGGAGACAACGCGGCCATGGAGTCGTTCTTCGCCCTCCTGCAACGCAATGTTCTCGACCGGCAACGCTGGACAACCCGAGCTGAGCTACGCCTGGCAATCGTGACCTGGATCGAACGGACCTACCACCGACGCCGGCGCCAACGCGCACTCGGCAGACTCACCCCGATAGAGTTCGAACTGCTCCACACACCAGTCGCAACCGCGGCCTGAAATTCACACCCCGCGAGTCAACTAAACCCGGGGCAGTCCTGGGGTTGACCCCTGATGGTGGACACCTGACTGGTGGGACTGCTGGTCCCACGGGAAGGATGTCCGTATGTCGGGCAAGCGGAAGAAGTACACCCCGGAGTTTCGGGAGCAGGCGGCCCGCTTGGTGATCGAGACGGGCCGGCCGATCGCGCATGTGGCCGCGGAGATCGGTGTGGGTGAGCAGTTGCTGGGGCGCTGGGTGCGGGTGGCCCGCGAGGCCGCTGGCGCAGGCGATAATGGTGCGGTGCTTGATTCTGATGAGCGTGCCGAGTTGGAGCGGCTGCGCAAGGAGAACGCTGAATTGCGTTTGGACCGGCAGTTTTTGAAAAAAGCCGCGGCCTTCTTTGCCTCCGAACAGAACCAGTAGAGGCCTACGGTCTGATCGAGGCGGAGAAGGCCAATTACGCGATCACCCGGATGTGCGAGCTGCTGGACGTGTCGCGGTCGGGGTTTTACAAATGGCGCAAGTCCCAGGCCGCGGGACCGTCGCCGGCGGCGCGGCGTCGTGCCGAGTTGGATGTCAAGGTCGCGGCCTTGCATGAGGCCTCCGATGGGGTCTATGGGGCGCCGCGCATCCTGGCCGACCTGCGCGATGCCGGCGAGACCGTGTCACGCAAGACGGTGGCTGCCTCGCTGCGCCGTCAGGGTCTGGCCGGGATCAGCCCACGTACGTTCGCCCCGGTAACCACCGTGGTGGATCTGGACGCGCCGCCGATCCCTGACCTGGTCAAACGTCGATTCGATACAGGCCGTCTGGATGGGGTGTGGACCAGCGACATCACCTATCTGCGCACCGGTGAGGGCTGGTTGTACCTGTGCGCCGTGCGTGACGGCTGCAGCCGGCGGGTGATCGGCTGGGCCATCGATGAGCACCTGCATACCGACCTGGTCGAGGACGCGGTGGCGATGGCGGTGGCCATGCGCGGCGAGTTGGCCGCGCAGGTGGTGTTCCATGCTGACCGCGGATGTCAGTACAC
This DNA window, taken from Mycolicibacterium sp. MU0050, encodes the following:
- a CDS encoding IS3 family transposase (programmed frameshift) is translated as MSGKRKKYTPEFREQAARLVIETGRPIAHVAAEIGVGEQLLGRWVRVAREAAGAGDNGAVLDSDERAELERLRKENAELRLDRQFLKKSRGLLCLRTEPVEAYGLIEAEKANYAITRMCELLDVSRSGFYKWRKSQAAGPSPAARRRAELDVKVAALHEASDGVYGAPRILADLRDAGETVSRKTVAASLRRQGLAGISPRTFAPVTTVVDLDAPPIPDLVKRRFDTGRLDGVWTSDITYLRTGEGWLYLCAVRDGCSRRVIGWAIDEHLHTDLVEDAVAMAVAMRGELAAQVVFHADRGCQYTSAQLARFARKHDLARSVGRTGVCWDNAQQESFWATMKVEFYDRYLWPTKAAAKLAVGDWIERVYNRRRRHSSIGMITPVEYENRITQTAQAA